A window of Akkermansiaceae bacterium genomic DNA:
AGACCATAGAATGGGGTGTTTGTTCAATAAAAAATGAACAAATTAATGTTGCCAAAACAAAGTTTGCAGGAGCGGTTTATCGAATCGTCGCGAATTTACGGTCGATCGCCTCGACAACAGCCTCTTCCAGCCGTTCGTTGCGCAGACGTTCGACGGCCTCGACGGAGAATCCGTTGGCGATCAGTCGGCGTGCCTTGCGTGGTGGAATACCCCTTGCGCAGAGATAGAATATCTCATCGTCACTGATACTGGAAGAAGTGCTGCCGTGTGAGCATTTCACCTGGTCGGCGTTGATCTCCAGACCGGGCATTGAGTTTGCTTCAGCGGTATCCTCCATCATCAGGTTCCGGCAGGTCTGGTAGGCGTCGGTGTAATGCGCCCCCTCGTCAACGAGGATGAGGCCGGAGAAAACGGTGCGGGAGGTGCCGTAAAGGGTGTTTTTATAGAGCAGGTCGCTGTTCGTGCGCGGCGCGGCGTGGTGCTGGTAGGTGCGCTGGTCGTATTGCTGGGTTCCACAGGGAATCGAGCATGACAGCATATCCGAGTGGGCACCTTCACCGTCCATGAGGCTGATCGCCTCGTTACGCGCCCACTGGGCACCGGTGTTGAGGGTAAACGCAACAGCATGGGCATCGCGACCCACCTGGGTGGCATTCACCTGGATCATCCGACTGCTCAGGTTGAGTTCCTGGATGGCGCAGTAGCTCAGCTTGGAGCCGTCGCCGGCGATGAGGTCGTTGACGGCGATACAGAGGCCGGTGTCGTCTTCGTTGGCGCTGGTAAAGCGGTCGAGCACGCTGACCTCGGCGTTTTTGCCGGTGATGATCAAGGTGTGGGGGAAGGCTGTTTTGTTAGAACCGGAAATGACATGGCTCACCTCGATGGGTTTTTCGACCCGGACACCATCGGGGACGTAGACAAAGAGGCCGCTTTTCACATTTGCTTTGTGCAGTGTTGTGTACTTGACCGAGCCAAGCCGGGTTTCACGTTTCATGAAGTGTTCCTTCACAAGGTCTCCGTGCTCCAGGAGCGCCTGTTCAAATGGAAGGCAAATCACACCTTCAGGCAGTTTGGGGATCGAGTAGCTGATTTCACTTTTCTCCTCCGGGGTGAAGTCATCGAAGTCGAGTTGTTTGAGATTTCCGAATCTCCAGTTTTCGTCCCTCCGGGTGGGCATCGGGATGTCCTGGTATTCCTTGAGAGCTGATTGTTGCAGGTCTGCAAACCAGGCTGGGACTGGCGCGGATGGTATTTGTGATTTGTTATTCGTGATTTGTGAGTGCGTGGTCATGGACGTAAAATTGTTAGTAAAGGCTATTGGAATTGGGTACCTTGGTGAGGTGATTGTTGAAGATGTGCTGCCCAGGCTTACTCCGCACAAAGTCGTCAACAAGCTCGGCAAGGCGCACAGCATCCTGCCAAACTGGAACTTCTTCAAAGCTATCGTAAGTCATCGCTGCAGAGCATCACAAATTACAAATCACGCATCACCAATGCGTTGGACTAACCAACGCTGCCTTCCATTTCCAGATCAATGAGGCGTTTGAGTTCGACGCTGTATTCCATCGGGAACTCGCGGACGAGGTCGTTGATGAAGCCGTTGACGGCGAGGCTCATGGCGTGGGCTTCATCGATACCGCGCTGCTGCATGTAGAAGAGCATTTCCTCGCTGACCTGGCTGACGCTGGCCTCGTGTTGGGTGACGTGCTGGTTACCGCGGACGGTGATCGCCGGGTAGGTATCCGTCTGGCTGTTTGAGTTGATCAGCAGGGCGTCACACTCGGTGTTGTTTTTACAACCTTTGAGGTTTTTAGGAATATGCACCTGGCCGCGGTAAGTCGAGCGACCCTCGCCAACGGAGATCGATTTGGAGATCACGTTCGAGGTGGTGTTATTGGCGGCGTGGATCATCTTGGCGCCGGTGTCCTGGTGCTGGCCGGTGTTGGCCAGGGCGATCGAGATGACTTCGCCACGGGCACGTTCGCCTTTCATGACCACCCCGGGGTACTTCATGGTTAGGCGCGAGCCGATGTTACAGTCGATCCAGCGCACCTCGGCGTCCTCGTGGGCGAGGCCGCGTTTGGTGACGAGGTTAAAGACGTTGGAACTCCAGTTTTGCACGGTGACATACTGGATCTTGGCACCCTTCATGGCAACGAGTTCGACGACCGCCGAGTGCAGGGTGGCGGTCTCGAATTTTGGTGCCGTGCAGCCTTCCATGTACATCACCTCGGCTCCTTCGTCGGCAATGATCAGGGTTCTTTCAAACTGGCCGAAGTTCTCCGAGTTGATGCGGAAGTAGGCTTGCAGCGGGTGTTTTACCTTCAGCCCCTTGGGGATATAGATAAAGGAGCCACCGGAGAAAACGGCGCTGTTGAGGGCGGAGAACTTGTTGTCACCCGTGGGGATCACCTTGCCGAACCAAGGCCGGAATACCTCCTCATGCTCCTTGAGTCCCTCGGTGGAGTTGACAAAGATCACACCGTCTTTTTCCAGCTCCTCCTTCACGTTGGAGTACGCCGCTTCAGAGTCATACTGGGCTTCCACACCGGCGAGGAACGCACGCTCCTGCTCGGGAACCCCGAGACGCTCAAAGGTTTCCAACACCTCGGGAGGAACTTCGTCCCAGCTGCGCTTAGGCTTCTGACCATCGGAGAGGTAGT
This region includes:
- the sufD gene encoding Fe-S cluster assembly protein SufD — its product is MTTHSQITNNKSQIPSAPVPAWFADLQQSALKEYQDIPMPTRRDENWRFGNLKQLDFDDFTPEEKSEISYSIPKLPEGVICLPFEQALLEHGDLVKEHFMKRETRLGSVKYTTLHKANVKSGLFVYVPDGVRVEKPIEVSHVISGSNKTAFPHTLIITGKNAEVSVLDRFTSANEDDTGLCIAVNDLIAGDGSKLSYCAIQELNLSSRMIQVNATQVGRDAHAVAFTLNTGAQWARNEAISLMDGEGAHSDMLSCSIPCGTQQYDQRTYQHHAAPRTNSDLLYKNTLYGTSRTVFSGLILVDEGAHYTDAYQTCRNLMMEDTAEANSMPGLEINADQVKCSHGSTSSSISDDEIFYLCARGIPPRKARRLIANGFSVEAVERLRNERLEEAVVEAIDRKFATIR
- the sufB gene encoding Fe-S cluster assembly protein SufB; this translates as MSQQATIDRETRNAIDIDRSKGDFHFPENHKFDAGTGLSSATVDYISDVKDDPDWVRAFRHHGLKTFLEKPMPTHWATKDLENIDFDKIRYYLSDGQKPKRSWDEVPPEVLETFERLGVPEQERAFLAGVEAQYDSEAAYSNVKEELEKDGVIFVNSTEGLKEHEEVFRPWFGKVIPTGDNKFSALNSAVFSGGSFIYIPKGLKVKHPLQAYFRINSENFGQFERTLIIADEGAEVMYMEGCTAPKFETATLHSAVVELVAMKGAKIQYVTVQNWSSNVFNLVTKRGLAHEDAEVRWIDCNIGSRLTMKYPGVVMKGERARGEVISIALANTGQHQDTGAKMIHAANNTTSNVISKSISVGEGRSTYRGQVHIPKNLKGCKNNTECDALLINSNSQTDTYPAITVRGNQHVTQHEASVSQVSEEMLFYMQQRGIDEAHAMSLAVNGFINDLVREFPMEYSVELKRLIDLEMEGSVG